A stretch of the Lactuca sativa cultivar Salinas chromosome 9, Lsat_Salinas_v11, whole genome shotgun sequence genome encodes the following:
- the LOC111892967 gene encoding magnesium transporter MRS2-3, whose protein sequence is MRARRQLLSKTNAAATSPEEARVIPTRTTPPQPNIGGGLRKKVVGFRQWLLLDSTGQAQVVEAGKYAVMRRTGLPARDLRILDPILSYPSTVLGRERAIVINLEHIKAIITAHEVLLVNSKDPSVAPFVEELQRRIQRHHLATVSQEGKSDETNWTNLYDSGEQQSKTVTSESTTSQEKIEEVKTEGIPSLDSRDGLKHLCFEFIALEACLEAACSSLDNEAKTLEREAHPALDKLTTKISTLNLERVRQIKSRLVAISGRVQKVRDELEQLLDDDGDMAEMYLTHKLELQLENASETSVNEQDLADEQVLDSEMHDRSGLESIDEDDFQRMNSQQERFFGSNVYGRDSRGTRMTSMARLGMNKHRDVEELEMLLEAYFVEIDGTLNKLSTLREYVEDTEDYINIMLDDKQNHLLQMGVMLSTANLVASAFVVVAGIFGMNINIDLFNGDSPAEKDIGMRKFLWTVGGGTTGSIFLYVMAISWYKNQRLLE, encoded by the exons ATGAGGGCCCGTCGTCAACTGCTGTCGAAAACCAACGCCGCCGCTACCTCCCCGGAAGAAGCCCGTGTAATCCCAACACGAACCACCCCGCCACAACCGAACATTGGTGGCGGACTCAGAAAAAAGGTTGTCGGATTCCGGCAATGGCTCCTCCTAGATTCTACAGGTCAGGCCCAAGTCGTTGAGGCCGGTAAATACGCTGTTATGCGGCGGACGGGCTTACCTGCACGCGATCTCCGTATCCTTGACCCCATTTTATCGTATCCCTCCACCGTACTCGGCAGAGAACGGGCTATCGTCATCAACCTCGAACACATTAAGGCCATAATCACCGCACATGAGGTGCTTTTGGTTAATTCAAAAGACCCATCTGTTGCTCCTTTCGTTGAAGAACTCCAACGCCGTATCCAGCGTCATCATCTCGCAACTGTATCGCAG GAGGGAAAGTCTGATGAAACAAACTGGACAAATTTGTATGATTCAGGAGAACAACAATCAAAGACTGTTACCTCAGAATCCACAACCAGTCAAGAGAAAATTGAAGAGGTTAAAACCGAAGGAATCCCTTCTCTTGATAGCCGAGATGGACTAAAACACCTTTGTTTTGAGTTCATTGCATTGGAAGCCTGCCTTGAGGCTGCTTGCAGTTCACTGGACAATGAG GCAAAAACGTTAGAGAGAGAAGCGCATCCAGCATTAGATAAGTTGACAACAAAGATTAGTACTCTGAATTTGGAACGTGTTCGTCAAATTAAAAGTAGGTTGGTTGCTATTTCAGGACGTGTTCAAAAG GTTAGGGATGAGTTAGAGCAGTTgcttgatgatgatggtgatatgGCCGAAATGTATTTGACTCATAAACTGGAGCTACAACTCGAAAATGCTTCTGAAACTTCTGTAAATGAGCAAGATTTGGCGGATGAACAAGTTCTTGACTCCGAAATGCATGACAGGTCT GGTCTTGAGAGCATAGATGAAGATGATTTCCAAAGGATGAATAGCCAGCAAGAACGGTTTTTTGGATCTAATGTTTATGGAAGAGACAGTCGTGGGACCCGAATGACTAGCATGGCACGACTTGGTATGAACAAACACCGTGATGTTGAAGAACTTGAAATGCTGTTGGAGGCATACTTTGTTGAGATCGATGGTACACTGAATAAATTATCCACG TTGAGGGAATATGTGGAAGATACAGAAGACTACATCAACATAATGTTGGATGACAAGCAGAATCATCTTCTCCAAATGGGTGTCATGTTGTCAACAGCGAATCTGGTAGCGAGTGCATTCGTGGTTGTGGCTGGAATCTTTGGAATGAACATTAACATTGATCTTTTCAATGGTGATTCTCCTGCTGAGAAGGACATCGGTATGCGTAAATTTCTGTGGACTGTTGGTGGTGGTACCACTGGTAGTATTTTCTTGTATGTTATGGCTATCTCTTGGTACAAGAACCAAAGGCTTCTAGAGTGA